The following are encoded in a window of Prevotella melaninogenica genomic DNA:
- the dnaG gene encoding DNA primase: MIDRPTVDRIMNASNIVEVVSDFVSLRKTGTSYKGLCPFHDDRTPSFSVSPVKGVYKCFSCGAAGNVVKFVMEHEQMTYPEALKWLANKYHIEVHERELTNEEKQQENERESMFLVNEWAAKYFSDILHNDVDGMAIGMQYFRSRGFRDDIIRKFQLGFCLSSRHAFANAALKAGFQRDFLIKTGLCFERENGELIDRFNGRVMFPWVSVSGKVTAFGGRLLDSRTKGVSQKYVNSPDSVIYHKERELYGIFQAKKAIAKHDLVYMVEGYTDVVSMHQCGIENVVANSGTALSVHQIRLLHRFTSNIVLLYDGDEAGQHAALRGTDMLLAESMNVKVLLLPDGKDPDELARSYSAEDFRKYIEDNQTDFIVFKINVLLKGVTDPIKRSEAVGSIVQSISVIKDPILRDTYIRECANRTGVSERTLMEQMNRNIYSNREQQTREQQQHRAAVMEEQREDAMAVASKPTTSKVEQMLIQAVVKDGEKVIFRDVKDENSGQTYNLTIAQYIAYDLGSDNLGFSNELYTKILQEAVEHCGEEGFKAEEYFTQHADINIASVAVRLSVDRFQLAESLQVKETEQTLRDRVIHLVADFRLEYVSSHLKELNERLLQVKDSQEMQEIMSEIMRTQNLRNELAKKTGSNILV, from the coding sequence ATGATAGATAGACCGACTGTAGATAGGATTATGAATGCGTCGAATATCGTTGAGGTAGTCAGCGATTTCGTTTCTTTACGCAAGACGGGAACAAGCTATAAAGGTTTGTGCCCTTTTCATGATGACCGTACACCATCGTTTTCCGTTAGTCCTGTGAAAGGTGTTTACAAATGCTTTTCGTGTGGCGCGGCGGGTAATGTGGTGAAGTTTGTCATGGAGCATGAGCAGATGACTTATCCTGAAGCCTTGAAGTGGCTTGCGAATAAGTATCATATTGAGGTGCATGAGCGAGAACTGACGAATGAGGAAAAGCAGCAGGAGAATGAACGAGAATCAATGTTCTTGGTCAATGAGTGGGCTGCAAAGTACTTTAGTGACATCTTGCACAACGATGTTGATGGTATGGCTATCGGTATGCAGTATTTCCGCAGCCGTGGTTTTAGAGATGATATCATTCGTAAGTTTCAGTTAGGCTTCTGTCTTTCAAGTCGTCATGCTTTTGCTAATGCAGCCTTAAAGGCAGGTTTTCAAAGAGATTTTCTTATAAAGACAGGTCTTTGCTTCGAGCGTGAGAATGGAGAACTTATCGACCGTTTCAATGGACGTGTGATGTTCCCATGGGTGAGTGTGAGCGGTAAGGTGACAGCCTTCGGTGGTCGTCTGCTGGATTCTCGTACGAAGGGCGTTAGTCAGAAGTACGTTAACTCTCCCGATAGTGTTATCTATCATAAAGAGAGAGAACTCTATGGTATCTTCCAAGCAAAGAAAGCTATTGCTAAGCACGATCTCGTTTATATGGTTGAAGGATATACAGACGTGGTCTCTATGCACCAGTGTGGTATTGAGAATGTCGTAGCTAATAGTGGTACGGCATTGTCAGTACATCAAATTCGACTTTTGCATCGCTTTACTTCTAATATCGTTTTGCTCTATGATGGCGATGAGGCTGGCCAGCATGCTGCTCTGCGAGGAACTGATATGTTGTTGGCTGAGAGTATGAATGTGAAGGTGCTGTTACTTCCTGACGGTAAAGACCCTGATGAGCTTGCACGTAGTTATAGTGCAGAGGATTTTAGAAAATATATTGAAGATAATCAGACAGACTTCATCGTCTTTAAGATTAACGTACTATTAAAGGGTGTTACTGATCCGATTAAGCGTTCAGAGGCAGTTGGTTCAATAGTGCAAAGCATTTCTGTTATTAAAGACCCGATACTCCGTGATACCTATATCCGAGAGTGTGCTAACCGTACAGGCGTGTCAGAGCGAACATTGATGGAACAGATGAATCGTAATATCTATTCCAATCGAGAACAACAGACACGTGAACAACAGCAACATCGGGCTGCGGTAATGGAGGAGCAACGGGAGGATGCAATGGCTGTAGCCTCTAAACCGACAACATCGAAGGTAGAGCAAATGCTTATCCAAGCTGTCGTCAAGGATGGTGAGAAGGTTATCTTTCGTGATGTGAAAGATGAGAATAGCGGACAGACATATAACCTGACCATAGCACAATATATTGCTTATGACCTTGGAAGCGATAATCTTGGTTTCTCAAATGAACTTTATACTAAGATACTGCAGGAGGCTGTAGAGCATTGTGGTGAAGAAGGGTTCAAGGCTGAAGAGTATTTCACACAGCATGCAGATATCAATATCGCATCTGTAGCAGTGAGATTGAGCGTAGACCGTTTCCAACTCGCAGAGAGTCTGCAAGTGAAAGAAACGGAACAAACATTGCGTGATCGTGTTATACATCTTGTAGCTGACTTCCGTTTAGAATATGTTTCTTCCCACTTGAAAGAACTGAATGAACGACTTCTGCAGGTGAAAGATTCGCAAGAGATGCAAGAGATTATGAGCGAGATAATGAGGACACAGAATCTTCGTAATGAATTAGCAAAGAAAACTGGTAGTAATATTCTGGTATGA
- the cls gene encoding cardiolipin synthase yields the protein MIYVHWAFLAVYVVVIIMVMVRVLMDNLQPAKTMAWMLVLTFIPMLGIILYFFFGQTTRKERKIWQYSMDQLTKHSMLEFVEQKRLHLPNEYRELIKLFMNQNWVLPFKNNEIEIYTSGYEFFPSLLMEIGKAEHHIHLDTFIIASDPLGQIVADALIDKARQGVEVRVIYDDVGSWKTKNRFFDRMRAEGIKVYAFMPVRFPIFTSKVNYRNHRKICVIDGEVGFIGGMNIANRYVKGIKKLAWRDTHVKITGAAVYGLQRAFLVDWFFVSRELITDHVYYPVSKVAENDSLIQIVTSSPTSLWPEIEQGYVRVLASAKRYVYMETPYFLPTDPILFAMRTAALSGVDVRLMIPYETDTKIVEWASRTYVLATVKAGVKVYLYKAGFNHSKLLVADDSIATIGSTNVDFRSFENDFEANAFFYDKKIALKVKDIFLKDQEESVALEDVRNLTHRSFLQRLWESIVRLLSPLL from the coding sequence ATGATTTATGTTCATTGGGCATTCTTAGCAGTCTACGTTGTTGTCATCATTATGGTGATGGTACGCGTATTGATGGATAACCTACAGCCAGCCAAGACAATGGCTTGGATGTTGGTGCTAACGTTTATCCCAATGTTAGGTATCATTCTTTACTTCTTCTTTGGTCAGACTACACGTAAGGAGCGTAAGATTTGGCAGTATAGTATGGACCAACTGACCAAGCATTCTATGTTGGAGTTTGTAGAACAAAAGCGTCTTCATCTGCCTAATGAGTATCGAGAACTCATCAAGCTCTTTATGAATCAGAACTGGGTCTTACCATTTAAGAACAACGAGATAGAGATTTATACTTCAGGATACGAGTTCTTTCCTTCTTTGTTAATGGAGATTGGTAAGGCTGAACATCATATTCATTTAGATACCTTTATTATTGCCAGTGACCCCTTGGGGCAGATTGTTGCTGATGCTTTGATTGATAAAGCACGACAAGGAGTTGAGGTACGTGTCATCTATGATGATGTAGGTTCTTGGAAAACAAAGAATCGTTTCTTTGATCGTATGCGTGCTGAAGGAATAAAAGTATATGCCTTCATGCCTGTACGCTTCCCAATCTTTACCAGTAAGGTGAACTATCGTAATCATAGAAAGATATGTGTTATTGATGGTGAGGTAGGCTTTATCGGTGGTATGAATATTGCCAATCGTTATGTGAAAGGGATAAAGAAATTAGCTTGGCGTGACACACATGTTAAGATAACAGGTGCGGCAGTATATGGTTTGCAACGTGCCTTTCTGGTAGATTGGTTCTTTGTGAGTCGTGAGTTGATTACTGACCATGTTTATTATCCTGTCAGCAAGGTTGCTGAGAATGATAGTCTTATTCAAATTGTTACCAGTAGTCCAACAAGTCTGTGGCCTGAGATTGAACAAGGCTATGTCAGGGTACTTGCCAGTGCAAAGCGATATGTCTATATGGAAACACCTTATTTCCTTCCTACTGATCCAATCCTCTTTGCTATGCGTACAGCTGCTTTGTCGGGTGTTGATGTAAGACTGATGATACCTTATGAGACAGACACAAAGATTGTGGAATGGGCTTCACGCACTTATGTCTTAGCAACGGTGAAGGCTGGAGTAAAGGTTTATTTATATAAGGCTGGTTTTAATCATTCAAAACTTCTTGTTGCCGATGATAGTATAGCAACGATTGGTTCTACTAATGTTGACTTCCGTAGTTTCGAAAATGATTTTGAAGCAAATGCTTTCTTCTATGACAAGAAAATAGCATTGAAGGTAAAGGATATCTTCTTAAAAGACCAAGAAGAATCTGTTGCTTTGGAAGATGTACGAAACCTTACGCACCGTTCTTTCCTACAACGATTGTGGGAATCAATAGTAAGGCTCTTGAGTCCATTATTATAA
- a CDS encoding HU family DNA-binding protein encodes MKIRLVPKKNPQKREEVKFYANPVNLGHKSLDDIARDIAGRSSLTRGDVSNVLYNFIDCLPHYLRDGFSIQLGEFGSMRVTLSSKGAETEKAFKTETIKPRVVFTPGTELKRELSVNSYESVRKTEEAGKDKKKKEKEKKEEENGPVPDTV; translated from the coding sequence ATGAAAATTCGTTTAGTACCAAAGAAAAATCCGCAAAAGCGGGAGGAAGTAAAGTTTTATGCTAACCCTGTTAACCTTGGGCATAAGTCGCTGGATGACATTGCACGTGACATTGCGGGGCGTTCGTCCTTGACACGTGGTGATGTGTCGAACGTGCTGTATAACTTTATCGATTGTTTGCCTCATTATCTCCGTGATGGTTTCAGCATTCAGTTGGGCGAGTTTGGCTCGATGCGTGTCACACTGTCGAGCAAAGGAGCAGAAACAGAAAAAGCTTTTAAGACTGAGACGATTAAGCCTCGTGTGGTCTTCACGCCTGGAACAGAATTGAAACGTGAGCTTTCCGTAAACTCCTACGAATCGGTGAGAAAGACAGAAGAGGCAGGGAAAGACAAGAAGAAAAAGGAAAAGGAAAAGAAAGAAGAGGAAAATGGCCCTGTACCAGACACCGTTTAA
- the rsmD gene encoding 16S rRNA (guanine(966)-N(2))-methyltransferase RsmD: MRIITGKYKGRHFDIPRSFKARPTTDFAKENIFNVINAYVDWEEATALDLFAGTGSISLELLSRGCQQVISVEKDRDHARFISQCMEKLGTDEHILIKGDVFRFLKSCHQKFDLIFADPPYALPELETIPDLIFQYDLLKEDGLLVFEHGKNNDFSAHPHFIEHRSYGSVNFTLFR; the protein is encoded by the coding sequence ATGCGAATTATAACAGGAAAATATAAAGGCAGACATTTTGATATTCCACGTAGCTTTAAGGCACGTCCTACAACAGACTTTGCTAAAGAGAATATCTTTAATGTTATCAATGCTTACGTGGATTGGGAAGAAGCAACGGCACTCGACCTCTTTGCTGGTACGGGTAGTATATCCTTAGAACTCTTATCGCGTGGTTGCCAACAGGTAATAAGTGTAGAGAAAGACCGTGACCATGCTCGCTTCATCAGTCAATGTATGGAGAAGCTTGGCACAGACGAGCATATATTGATAAAAGGAGATGTGTTCCGCTTCTTAAAGAGTTGTCATCAGAAGTTCGATCTAATCTTTGCTGACCCTCCATACGCATTGCCAGAGTTAGAGACTATTCCAGACCTCATCTTCCAATATGACCTATTGAAGGAAGATGGACTACTTGTCTTTGAACATGGTAAGAATAATGATTTCTCCGCTCATCCCCACTTCATTGAACATAGAAGTTATGGTAGCGTGAACTTCACGTTGTTTAGATAA
- a CDS encoding DUF3822 family protein, translating to MTETDNNISDKKLRLTIRFSRNNMAFAVGDPQENGMLVYEPYEMNMGISVAANLREAFKVSELLQSGYKRLLAEIDTPVMLMPIDDFGTQDIETLYHHTYHRQGNEEILSSILPDLNAIAVFAINKDLKLVIDDHFKDIRIQPLMQSVWTHLYRRSYAGPRRKLYAYFHEKRMEVFSFQQNRFRFSNSYEATNEHDALYYLLYIWKLTGMDVEKDELYIVGDIHYQDWLIDKVKQHLKSCRVINQEVYFNNSQLAKRTDIPYDMKTIYLE from the coding sequence ATGACAGAAACAGACAATAATATCTCCGATAAAAAACTGCGACTTACTATCAGATTTAGCAGGAACAATATGGCATTTGCTGTGGGTGACCCACAGGAGAATGGTATGCTCGTTTATGAACCCTACGAGATGAATATGGGTATCTCTGTTGCTGCCAATCTGCGTGAAGCCTTCAAGGTTTCTGAATTGTTGCAGAGTGGATACAAACGTTTGTTAGCAGAGATTGATACCCCTGTGATGCTCATGCCTATTGACGACTTTGGCACACAGGATATTGAGACACTCTATCATCACACTTACCATAGACAAGGCAACGAGGAGATTCTATCGAGTATCCTACCAGACTTGAATGCGATTGCTGTCTTTGCAATTAACAAAGACCTCAAGCTCGTTATCGACGACCATTTCAAGGACATTCGAATACAACCGCTTATGCAGTCGGTATGGACGCATCTCTATCGTCGTTCTTACGCTGGTCCACGTAGAAAACTTTATGCTTATTTCCACGAGAAGCGTATGGAGGTTTTCAGTTTCCAACAAAACAGATTCCGCTTCAGTAATTCATACGAAGCAACCAATGAGCATGATGCTTTGTATTACCTTCTTTATATATGGAAGCTAACAGGAATGGATGTAGAGAAAGATGAGTTATATATTGTCGGTGATATACATTACCAAGACTGGCTCATTGATAAAGTAAAACAACATTTGAAGTCCTGTAGGGTTATCAATCAGGAAGTTTACTTCAATAATAGCCAATTGGCTAAACGTACAGATATTCCCTACGATATGAAAACTATCTATCTGGAATAA
- a CDS encoding CidA/LrgA family protein, with protein MARQFFVIFGCLALGEFIVWATGIKLPSSIIGMLLLTLFLKLGWVKLAWVERLSQLLIANLGFFFVPPGVALILYLDLIKAQWFPIVTATVVSTLLVLVVTGQMHQLVIKFERRLMAMDLLHHRAHAQKMKKMLEETEEVEAMEEAERIELDKALLGQDKITKTEEK; from the coding sequence ATGGCAAGACAGTTCTTTGTTATCTTCGGATGCTTAGCATTGGGAGAGTTTATTGTTTGGGCTACAGGAATAAAACTGCCGTCCAGTATCATTGGTATGCTTCTTCTTACACTTTTTCTAAAGTTAGGATGGGTGAAGTTAGCTTGGGTGGAGCGATTGTCACAGCTTCTGATAGCAAATCTCGGCTTCTTCTTTGTACCGCCTGGGGTGGCTCTTATTCTCTATCTTGATCTTATTAAGGCTCAATGGTTCCCTATTGTTACTGCAACAGTAGTCAGTACTCTTCTTGTTCTTGTTGTTACAGGACAGATGCATCAACTTGTCATAAAGTTTGAACGTCGGTTGATGGCTATGGACTTACTTCATCATCGTGCCCATGCGCAGAAGATGAAGAAGATGCTGGAGGAAACCGAAGAGGTTGAAGCCATGGAAGAAGCTGAAAGGATAGAACTTGACAAAGCTTTACTCGGACAGGATAAGATAACTAAAACGGAGGAAAAATAA
- a CDS encoding LrgB family protein has protein sequence MNSWDETIGQTIDLIQDGKDIFSNQYVILALTFAAFFYIKRLQQRTGWMLLNPILIAIVLIIVYLKITGVSFAVYKQGAQLIDFWLKPAVVALGVPLYLQLDAIKRLWLPIVLSQFVGCLVGIVSVVFVAQLCGAPDIIVLSMASKSVTTPIAMEVTQSLGGIPSLTAAVVVVTGIIGALVGFKMLSYGHVNSPIAQGLSMGAASHAVGASTAMAYSSKYGAFASLGITLNGIFTALLTPTVLRLMGII, from the coding sequence ATGAATTCGTGGGATGAAACAATCGGTCAGACTATTGACCTTATACAGGATGGTAAAGATATCTTTTCCAATCAGTATGTTATTTTGGCATTGACTTTTGCTGCCTTCTTTTACATCAAACGTCTACAGCAGCGTACTGGTTGGATGTTACTCAACCCTATCTTGATAGCCATCGTACTTATTATTGTCTATCTCAAGATAACTGGTGTTTCTTTTGCAGTCTATAAGCAAGGTGCCCAATTGATTGACTTCTGGCTTAAACCTGCAGTTGTAGCCTTAGGCGTACCACTTTATTTACAGCTTGATGCCATAAAGCGTCTGTGGTTACCAATCGTTCTGTCACAGTTTGTTGGCTGTTTGGTGGGTATTGTGAGTGTTGTTTTCGTAGCACAGCTTTGTGGCGCACCTGATATTATTGTCCTCTCAATGGCAAGTAAATCAGTAACAACACCTATTGCAATGGAGGTGACACAGAGCCTTGGAGGTATTCCTTCTCTTACTGCTGCCGTGGTGGTTGTCACTGGTATTATTGGTGCTTTGGTAGGCTTTAAAATGTTGTCCTATGGTCATGTAAATAGTCCTATCGCACAAGGTCTCTCTATGGGTGCCGCCTCTCATGCCGTTGGTGCATCCACAGCGATGGCGTATAGCAGTAAGTATGGTGCTTTTGCGAGTTTAGGTATTACGCTAAATGGTATCTTCACAGCCCTGCTTACTCCAACGGTACTCCGCTTGATGGGGATTATTTAG
- a CDS encoding SPASM domain-containing protein — translation MIDPESLLYKCWADVGIKNRSIGTLETGLNNFDIMSEFIQGSDNFSDSKCLNCRYLPVCDGGCNLYRVNYKSNKKPYDICQYDDEGMINFLEEYTVKKQML, via the coding sequence GTGATAGATCCTGAAAGTCTTCTTTATAAATGTTGGGCTGATGTCGGGATAAAAAACCGATCTATTGGTACGTTAGAAACTGGATTAAATAATTTTGATATTATGTCTGAATTTATCCAAGGGAGCGATAATTTTTCTGATTCTAAATGTCTTAATTGTAGATACCTACCAGTTTGTGATGGCGGATGTAATCTCTACCGAGTGAATTATAAAAGTAACAAGAAGCCTTATGATATTTGTCAGTATGATGATGAAGGTATGATAAACTTCTTGGAAGAGTATACTGTAAAGAAACAAATGTTATGA
- a CDS encoding outer membrane beta-barrel protein produces the protein MKKNIALIIIYLLVCVQLHAQLIKGKVVDEHNVPMPLVNVALLSEGDSTLIKGVVTDKDGVFNIESHNHSNLLRFSFIGYQNFYKTCTETDVGFIKMKEISTELSGVTVKAKRPTIKMSLDKVTVDISNSYLQHLGKVTDILKRIPGLTSNFQLLEGGSPTFVLNGKVTTVQELAAIPSSEIKRIIVDSSPSAEYSASNKGVVYITTKTLLGNTLSSELSNASVFARHYMDMVDLTINERYKKVSNLLTVGYSYIKSTQIDNTTETVYLPQQTIESAKERRTHSKGNIFNCFYSMDWDINKRHSMGIQYTGNVSRTNEHEPTLQTMNGNEMAFFQWKDGNNYMHSTSVNYNNKIDATRNLSFVADYTFQHSHDTGLADINPVVKTNSEGRYHIAGARLSYRTQRKWADLSMGVFGLTMSSTGAYLYNTDAEDYKTNESLIGAYFSLSKRFKDFYLQGGLRMETNSRKLETNTSGMFTDSTEWHFFPNLVMKKNLTKNSSIGLSIGQTIARPSFNDLNPGLYYYDAISYSAGNPQLKPSITTNLKVSYQYNNFHTSVVYNKNKNKIIQLPIWTDVSIDNKNIKWIPINFDKSSTIVATAIYHYSLGPIQGDITGSFTKPFVKANYLGNEYSCGKPSWYFSVDGQWALSSYSMFAFDGSYDSGGNSTLFNHEKSWTMNLTYMHRLFKDKFTLLVAFNDVFHTDHGNNWTMKYNNIKTSMHTNGDTRSLIVKLSYNLGKLQLDKNKQTASKELLDRL, from the coding sequence ATGAAAAAAAATATTGCATTAATTATCATTTACTTATTGGTATGTGTACAGTTACATGCTCAACTAATAAAAGGTAAGGTTGTTGACGAGCATAATGTTCCAATGCCATTAGTGAATGTTGCGTTATTGTCTGAGGGTGATTCTACTCTGATAAAGGGTGTGGTAACAGATAAAGATGGTGTTTTTAATATAGAAAGCCATAATCATAGTAACCTACTTAGATTCTCTTTCATTGGATACCAAAACTTTTATAAGACTTGTACAGAAACTGATGTTGGTTTTATTAAAATGAAAGAAATTAGCACAGAGTTGAGTGGGGTTACCGTGAAAGCGAAACGACCCACAATAAAGATGAGCTTAGATAAGGTTACTGTGGATATCTCAAACTCTTATTTGCAGCATTTGGGGAAGGTAACCGACATACTTAAACGAATTCCTGGTCTTACTTCTAATTTCCAACTGTTAGAAGGGGGCTCACCAACATTTGTACTCAATGGTAAGGTTACGACAGTACAAGAGCTTGCAGCCATACCATCTTCAGAGATAAAGAGGATTATCGTAGATTCCAGTCCAAGTGCAGAATATAGTGCAAGTAATAAGGGAGTAGTCTACATTACGACTAAAACTTTATTAGGTAATACTCTTTCCAGTGAACTATCTAATGCCTCTGTTTTTGCTCGACATTACATGGATATGGTGGACCTTACCATTAATGAGAGGTACAAGAAAGTTAGTAATCTTTTAACTGTGGGATACTCTTATATCAAATCTACGCAGATTGACAATACAACAGAAACAGTGTATCTCCCTCAACAGACCATCGAAAGTGCAAAAGAGAGACGTACACATAGTAAAGGAAATATCTTTAACTGCTTTTATTCAATGGATTGGGACATAAATAAACGCCATTCTATGGGTATTCAGTATACGGGCAATGTGAGCCGTACTAATGAGCATGAACCGACACTGCAGACAATGAATGGCAATGAGATGGCATTCTTCCAGTGGAAAGATGGGAATAACTATATGCATAGTACAAGCGTAAATTACAATAATAAAATCGATGCCACACGCAATCTATCTTTCGTGGCAGATTATACTTTCCAACATTCTCATGATACTGGGTTGGCAGACATTAATCCTGTGGTGAAAACAAATAGTGAAGGTCGATATCATATCGCTGGGGCTCGCCTTTCATATCGTACTCAAAGAAAGTGGGCAGACCTATCAATGGGAGTCTTTGGATTAACCATGAGTAGTACTGGAGCGTATTTATATAACACAGATGCAGAAGACTACAAGACAAATGAATCTCTAATTGGTGCATATTTTTCGCTTTCTAAACGATTCAAGGACTTTTATCTACAAGGAGGATTGCGAATGGAAACTAACTCTCGGAAGTTAGAAACGAATACTTCAGGGATGTTTACAGATTCTACGGAGTGGCATTTCTTCCCAAACCTTGTAATGAAAAAGAATTTAACGAAGAACTCTTCAATTGGATTGTCTATAGGACAGACTATTGCACGACCATCTTTTAATGACTTGAATCCAGGTCTCTACTACTATGATGCAATCTCGTATTCGGCTGGTAACCCACAGTTGAAACCCAGTATTACCACAAATCTGAAGGTAAGTTATCAGTATAATAATTTCCATACGTCCGTAGTTTATAATAAAAACAAGAATAAAATAATTCAATTACCAATATGGACAGATGTCTCAATTGATAATAAGAATATTAAATGGATACCTATAAATTTTGATAAGTCATCCACTATTGTTGCAACAGCTATCTATCATTACTCTTTAGGACCAATTCAAGGAGACATAACTGGTTCGTTTACCAAGCCTTTTGTCAAGGCTAACTATTTGGGTAATGAATATTCCTGTGGTAAGCCATCATGGTATTTCTCTGTTGATGGACAATGGGCATTAAGTAGTTATTCTATGTTTGCTTTTGATGGATCTTATGATAGTGGAGGAAATAGTACGCTTTTCAATCACGAGAAGTCATGGACTATGAATCTGACTTATATGCATCGTTTGTTCAAAGATAAGTTTACATTACTCGTTGCCTTTAATGATGTTTTCCACACAGACCATGGTAATAACTGGACAATGAAATACAATAATATAAAAACATCCATGCATACTAATGGTGACACACGCTCACTGATAGTGAAACTGAGTTATAACCTCGGTAAGTTACAGTTGGATAAAAATAAGCAGACCGCATCAAAAGAATTGTTGGATCGATTATAA